The sequence AGCCTTTAAAGCCAAAGATGGCATCCCAAACTGGGACGATATCGAAAAACAAATTAAGGAATGGCAACCAAATCTGATTGTGGTTGGCCTTCCTACCGACCTTCATGGCAAAGATCTAGCAACTATCACCCCTAGAGCGAAGAAGTTCGCTAACCGCCTGAAAGGACGCTTTGGTGTTGATGTTGAACTGCATGATGAGAGGCTATCGACCACAGAAGCAAGAGCCGATCTTTTTGACATGGGTGGCTATAAAGCACTAAGCAAAGGCAATGTTGATAACCAATCAGCTGTAGTTATTTTAGAGAGCTGGTTTGAAGCACAATATTCATAACGAAAAATAAGTGAGCGAAATGTGAACTAACCTGTGATCCCACTCGAATTTCATATCGTAATGTCGATGCAATTCAAAATAAGAACGTGGGAGTTCACATGAAAATTTTTCTAGCAATCTTCGCCGCTCTAACTATTTCAGCATGTAGTTCAACTGGGTCTAGCAGCGCTGGTTACATGAATGATGGTAAAATTTACTACGACGATAGTCGAAGAAGTCATGGTTCTTTGAGCAGCAATTAAGCAAGTATCAAACAACGCCAGAGCTCTACATAAAAGAGCTCTGGCTTTTTTTGCTTGAATCTAGCCCATATCTATCTTCACACCAGCCAAAGCACCAGTCCCATAGTCATCATCGCCTCGTCTGGTTTTCAGCATCAAGCGCAAGTCATTAGCAGAGTCAGCACTGTGGAACGCATCCTCTTCGCTGATCTTGCCTGCTTCAACTAAATCATACAAAGCTTGGTCAAAGGTCTGCATACCAACCTCTTTCGATTTCGCCATTGTTGCTTTTAGCTCGTGCAGCTCACCGCGACGAATTAAGTCAGACACTCGGGGGCTGTTGAGTAAAATCTCAAACACACCATGACGACCGCTGCCATTCTTATCTCGAATTAACTGTTGAGCGACCACACCACGCAGATTCATCGACAGGTCAAACAGGAACTGCTCTTTCTGTTCTTTCGGCACCAAGTGAAGAATACGTTCTAGCGCTTGGTTGGCGTTATTCGCATGCAGTGTAGCCATACACAAGTGACCCGTTTCAGCAAAGGTCATCGCGTATTCCATAGTTTCACGGCTACGGATTTCGCCAATCAAGATCATGTCTGGCGCTTGACGCAAAGAGTTCTTAAGTGCGACTTCATAGCTCTCAGTGTCGAGCCCTACCTCACGCTGAGTCACGATACATTTTTTATGCTCGTGGACGAACTCAATTGGGTCTTCAACCGTTAAGATGTGCCCTGAACGATTGGTATTGCGATAACCTGTCATTGCAGCCATCGAGGTCGATTTACCAGAGCCAGTCGCACCAACCACCAGCACAAGCCCACGCTTAGCGATTGACAGGTCTTGTAATACATCAGGAAGCTTTAATTGCTCAAAGGTTGGGATGTTAGTCTCGATGCGTCGAATTACCGCTCCAGGTAGCTCTCGTTGGAAGAATGCACTGACACGAAAACGACCAAACTCACGCACAATGGCAAAGTTTGCCTCACGTGTTTGCTGATATTCATCACGTCGGTCTTGATCCATCATCGCATCAAGCAATTGAGCAACCTGAGCCGCATTCAGCTTATCGCCTTGAGGTCGTAATTCACCATCAACACGAAACAGGATAGGCGCGTCAACGGTTATATAAAGATCCGATGCCTTTTGAGACAGCATCCCTTCAAGGATTTGATTCAATTCCATTTTGTTCACCTTGATTAAAACATTGAGGTTTCAATTTCGATCTTTCTCTCGACCTCTTCCGAGTCAACCAAGCCTTGAGCCATTAGCTGCTTCGCATTTTGCTCCATGGTCTGCATACCATGTGCTGCGCCCGTTTGAATGATCGAATACATCTGCGCGACCTTGTCTTCACGAATCAAGTTTCTAATAGCAGGTGTCGCCATCATGATTTCATGACAAGCCACACGACCGCCACCAACACGCTTCAACAACTTCTGAGCAATGACCGAACGTAACGATTCAGACAGCATTGAACGCACCATGTCTTTGTCGCTACCCGGGAATACATCGATAATGCGGTCGATGGTTTTAGCAGCAGAACTGGTATGCAAAGTACCAAAAACCAAGTGGCCGGTTTCCGCTGCGGTTAGCGCCAAGCTAATGGTTTCTTGATCACGAAGCTCACCAACAAGAATCACGTCTGGGTCTTCACGTAACGCACTGCGCAGCGCCGCTTTAAAGCTGTGAGTATCACGATGAACTTCACGCTGGTTAACAAGGCATTTATTGTTGGTATGAACGAATTCAATCGGGTCTTCGATCGTCAGGATATGCTTATTGTGGTTACGGTTTACGTAATCTACCATCGCCGCAAGGGTCGTCGATTTACCAGAACCAGTAGGGCCTGTGACAAGCACTAAACCTTTTTCGTAGTTGGCAATCTTTTCGAAGATTTCTGGCGCACCAAGCTGATCTAAAGTTGGAATCTCTACAGGGATTGTTCGAAAGACAGCTGAGCAACCACGAGCTTGGTTAAAAGCATTCACACGGAAACGACCAACATTGGGTAATTCAAAAGAGAAGTCGACTTCCAATTTTTCTTCAAACTCACCACGCTGCGAATCGCTCATGATCTCAAAAACTAAACGATGCACATCAGCATGACTCAAAGCTGGTATTCCAAGCTTCCTTACTTCACCATCTATACGTACCATTGGAGATACACCCGCAGAAAGATGTAGATCTGACGCGTTATGCTTTACACTAAAATCTAGTAACTCAGTGATATCCATTTATTTTCCCTTAAGTAAAGTCAGCTATGAGTAGTATTCAACAAAATATCGAACAAATCACCTCACAGATTCGTAGTGCTGAGCAAAAGTGCGGACGAGCTCCAGAGTCCGTGCAACTTTTAGCCGTCAGCAAAACTAAACCTATTGATGCGATTCTAGAAGCCGCACTCGGAGGCCAAGTTGCCTTTGGTGAAAACTATGTTCAAGAAGGTGTCGATAAAGTAAAACACTTTTCAGAACAACATTCTAACCTAAATTTAGAGTGGCACTTTATTGGTCCAATCCAGTCCAATAAAACTCGTCCAATTGCGGAAAGCTTCCAATGGGTACATTCCGTCGATCGCGATAAAATTGCGCAAAGGCTTAACGATCAGCGCCCAAGCGAACTTTCTCCTCTGCAGGTGCTTATCCAGGTGAACACCAGTGGCGAAGAGTCCAAGTCTGGTACATCTGAAGAGACAGTTTTTGCACTTGCGGAGTTGATTTCGTCGCTCCCTAACCTCACTTTAAGAGGATTGATGTCGATTCCTGCAAACGTCTCTGACTATCAATCTCAGCTTAATGCATTCTCTCAACTGGCAGAGCTTAAAGATAAGCTCACCGCGAAGTATCCAGATATCGATACCTTGTCTATGGGCATGAGTGGTGATATGGACGCAGCAGTTGAGGCTGGAAGTACCATGGTTCGTATTGGAACGGCCATCTTTGGTGCTCGTGATTACGCAAAGTAGCAAATAGTTAGCAACCAGAAATCGACGATAAGTATTGATACCGCTTCGCTTGAACCGCGCAGCGACACGCTCAGGATTTTATATATGGAACATAAGAACATCGCCTTTATTGGGGCGGGAAACATGGTTCGCTCAATTGTAGCGGGCTTAGTAGCAAGTGGTTACCCAGCGCAAAAGATTACTGCGACAGCGCCTTCAGACACCAGAAGGCTGCCGTTAGAGCAAGAATATGGCATCAATACCACCAGCGATAATATTGCCGCAGCAGAGCAAGCAGACGTTGTTGTGTTATCAGTGAAACCACAAATGATGGCAGATGTATGTAAACCCTTACAAAGCATCGACTTTAGCAACAAACTGGTTATCTCAATTGCTGCGGGTATTAATGCGAATCGACTCAATGAGATGTTAAACTGCCAACTGAACCTTGTGCGTGTGATGCCAAACACGCCATCACTGCTTGGTAAAGGGATGAGCGGTCTTTATGCCGATTCAACGGTCAGCCAAAATGATAAAGACTTCGCATCTCAGCTGATGCAAGCTGTAGGTGAAGTTAGCTGGGTTAAGCAAGAGTCTGGTATCAATAACATCATTGCGGCAGCGGGAAGTGCTCCGGCTTACTTCTTCCTGTTTATGGAAGCGATGCAAGCAGAAGCAATCAACCAAGGTTTCGACCAAGAAACCGCTCGTAAATTAGTGCAGCAGTCTGCATTAGGCGCGGCAGAGATGGTGGTAGCGAATCCAAACACTGAATTATCGACACTGCGTGAGCAAGTGACTTCAAAAGGCGGAACCACCGCAGATGCATTGCGCACGTTCAATGAACATCAACTATCAGACATCGTAGCCAAAGCCATGCAAGCGGCGGTCGCTCGAGCTGAAGAGATGGAAAAACTGTTTTAAGCATTTTGTCGCTCGGGTTATATCTAAGCGGCAAGTAAATCCGAAAAAGGAAACAATATGAACTCGATGAGCTTTCTGATCTCGACCGTTTTTGATCTTTACATCATGGTTGTGATCTTGCGTATCTGGCTACAAGCATCACGTGCAGATTTCTACAACCCATTCTCACAATTCATCGTAAAAGCGACACAACCGGTTGTTGCCCCACTACGCCGAGTTATCCCATCTATCGGCAGCCTTGATCTTGCGACGGTTGTATTTGCTTATGTGCTATGTGTACTTAAGTTCGTTGCTCTCAACCTGATTATCTCTGGCGGTGCGGCTGTATTCGATATCAGCTTCCTGATCTTTGGTGCGCTATCTTTGCTAAAAGCGGCGGGTGGTTTGATCTTCTGGGTTCTGCTAATCCGTGCAATCCTTAGCTGGGTTAGCCAAGGCCGTAGCCCAATCGAGTACGTGTTCCATCAACTGACTGAGCCAATGCTAATGCCTATCCGCCGTATTCTACCGGATATGGGTGGCTTCGACCTAAGCGTGCTGGTTCTGTTCATTGTTCTGCAATTTGCGAACTTCCTAATGGGCGACATGATTGGTCCTATTTGGTATCAGCTATAATTCAAGTACGAACATCAGGTACTTTGACGATGCCAAAAGCGGTTTGGGCCGAGGAAGACGATATTCTTCTTAGGCTCTATATCCAACCCAAAGCAAGCCGAGACAAGATTGTTGGCTTGCATGGTGAGGAACTCAAAATTGCCATTACTGCTCCACCAGTAGATGGCAAAGCCAATGCCCACTTAGCGAAATACCTAGCGAAACAATTTAAGGTCGCTAAAGGGCAAATTAAGATAGAAAAGGGAGAACTCGGTCGGCATAAACAAGTTCGAATATGCTCACCAAGCCAAATCCCAACTGAAGTCAAAGCCATCCTATGATGGCTTTTTGCTATTTATTGGAGTCACTATGCGTCTATGGATTACAGCACTACTCACCGCTCTTGTTGCCCTACCAAGTTCAGCAGGACAATTTAAAAACATTAAGGATGTCGAGGTTCACTACTCGGCTTTTAACTCGACATTTTTAACAGCTCAAGTCGCTAAGCAATACAAGCTTAAGCGAAATGGCTACTCAGCGATTCTAAACATCAGCGTGTTAGACAAAGCTTCCCTTGGCAAGCCTGCAACAACGGCTAAAATCACGGGAACAGCGAAGAACCTTGTAGGTAACACTCGCACGCTTAACTTCCGCGAGATAAAGGAAGGTGATGCGATTTATTACCTAGCTGAATTCCCTGTAACACACGAAGAAAACATCACTTTCAATATCGATGTTAACGCAGGTTTGAAAGGCACTGGCCCACTGCGATTCACACAAAAATTCTATATAGAAGAGTAGCTTCAACCACCACTTTTCTGTTCATTAACTTATTAGAGCCACATCCCCATGAGTAAGATTGTTTTAGCCACAGGCAACCAAGGTAAAGTTCGCGAGATGGCAGATATTCTGTCTGAGTTTGGTTTTGACGTTGTCGCACAAAGTGAGTTTAACGTTTCAGAAGTCGCTGAAACAGGAACCACTTTCATTGAAAATGCCATCATCAAGGCTCGCCATGCTGCGAAAGAGACAGGTCTGCCAGCAATCGCTGACGACTCAGGTTTAGAGGTTGATTTTCTTAAGGGTGCTCCGGGCATCTACTCTGCGCGTTACTCAGGTGAAGGGGCGACGGATAAGCAAAACATTGAAAAGCTGCTTGATGCCATGCAAGGTGTGGAAACTGAAAAGCGTACCGCTCGTTTCCACTGTGTATTGGTGTTAATGCGTCACGAAAACGATCCAACACCATTGGTGTGTCACGGTAAATGGGAAGGTCGCATCCTGACGGAAGAGTACGGTGATAATGGCTTTGGCTACGATCCTGTATTCTTTGTCCCAGAAGATAACTGCGCATCTGCTGAACTTGAATCTACACGTAAAAAGCAGCTTTCACACCGCGGTAAAGCCCTTGCTTCTCTATT is a genomic window of Vibrio sp. ED004 containing:
- the ruvX gene encoding Holliday junction resolvase RuvX, which produces MSRTIMAFDYGTKSIGSAIGQEITGTASPLKAFKAKDGIPNWDDIEKQIKEWQPNLIVVGLPTDLHGKDLATITPRAKKFANRLKGRFGVDVELHDERLSTTEARADLFDMGGYKALSKGNVDNQSAVVILESWFEAQYS
- a CDS encoding PilT/PilU family type 4a pilus ATPase, whose protein sequence is MELNQILEGMLSQKASDLYITVDAPILFRVDGELRPQGDKLNAAQVAQLLDAMMDQDRRDEYQQTREANFAIVREFGRFRVSAFFQRELPGAVIRRIETNIPTFEQLKLPDVLQDLSIAKRGLVLVVGATGSGKSTSMAAMTGYRNTNRSGHILTVEDPIEFVHEHKKCIVTQREVGLDTESYEVALKNSLRQAPDMILIGEIRSRETMEYAMTFAETGHLCMATLHANNANQALERILHLVPKEQKEQFLFDLSMNLRGVVAQQLIRDKNGSGRHGVFEILLNSPRVSDLIRRGELHELKATMAKSKEVGMQTFDQALYDLVEAGKISEEDAFHSADSANDLRLMLKTRRGDDDYGTGALAGVKIDMG
- a CDS encoding type IV pilus twitching motility protein PilT, which gives rise to MDITELLDFSVKHNASDLHLSAGVSPMVRIDGEVRKLGIPALSHADVHRLVFEIMSDSQRGEFEEKLEVDFSFELPNVGRFRVNAFNQARGCSAVFRTIPVEIPTLDQLGAPEIFEKIANYEKGLVLVTGPTGSGKSTTLAAMVDYVNRNHNKHILTIEDPIEFVHTNNKCLVNQREVHRDTHSFKAALRSALREDPDVILVGELRDQETISLALTAAETGHLVFGTLHTSSAAKTIDRIIDVFPGSDKDMVRSMLSESLRSVIAQKLLKRVGGGRVACHEIMMATPAIRNLIREDKVAQMYSIIQTGAAHGMQTMEQNAKQLMAQGLVDSEEVERKIEIETSMF
- a CDS encoding YggS family pyridoxal phosphate-dependent enzyme, with amino-acid sequence MSSIQQNIEQITSQIRSAEQKCGRAPESVQLLAVSKTKPIDAILEAALGGQVAFGENYVQEGVDKVKHFSEQHSNLNLEWHFIGPIQSNKTRPIAESFQWVHSVDRDKIAQRLNDQRPSELSPLQVLIQVNTSGEESKSGTSEETVFALAELISSLPNLTLRGLMSIPANVSDYQSQLNAFSQLAELKDKLTAKYPDIDTLSMGMSGDMDAAVEAGSTMVRIGTAIFGARDYAK
- the proC gene encoding pyrroline-5-carboxylate reductase codes for the protein MEHKNIAFIGAGNMVRSIVAGLVASGYPAQKITATAPSDTRRLPLEQEYGINTTSDNIAAAEQADVVVLSVKPQMMADVCKPLQSIDFSNKLVISIAAGINANRLNEMLNCQLNLVRVMPNTPSLLGKGMSGLYADSTVSQNDKDFASQLMQAVGEVSWVKQESGINNIIAAAGSAPAYFFLFMEAMQAEAINQGFDQETARKLVQQSALGAAEMVVANPNTELSTLREQVTSKGGTTADALRTFNEHQLSDIVAKAMQAAVARAEEMEKLF
- a CDS encoding YggT family protein, with the protein product MNSMSFLISTVFDLYIMVVILRIWLQASRADFYNPFSQFIVKATQPVVAPLRRVIPSIGSLDLATVVFAYVLCVLKFVALNLIISGGAAVFDISFLIFGALSLLKAAGGLIFWVLLIRAILSWVSQGRSPIEYVFHQLTEPMLMPIRRILPDMGGFDLSVLVLFIVLQFANFLMGDMIGPIWYQL
- the yggU gene encoding DUF167 family protein YggU; translation: MPKAVWAEEDDILLRLYIQPKASRDKIVGLHGEELKIAITAPPVDGKANAHLAKYLAKQFKVAKGQIKIEKGELGRHKQVRICSPSQIPTEVKAIL
- a CDS encoding DUF4426 domain-containing protein translates to MRLWITALLTALVALPSSAGQFKNIKDVEVHYSAFNSTFLTAQVAKQYKLKRNGYSAILNISVLDKASLGKPATTAKITGTAKNLVGNTRTLNFREIKEGDAIYYLAEFPVTHEENITFNIDVNAGLKGTGPLRFTQKFYIEE
- a CDS encoding XTP/dITP diphosphatase; the encoded protein is MSKIVLATGNQGKVREMADILSEFGFDVVAQSEFNVSEVAETGTTFIENAIIKARHAAKETGLPAIADDSGLEVDFLKGAPGIYSARYSGEGATDKQNIEKLLDAMQGVETEKRTARFHCVLVLMRHENDPTPLVCHGKWEGRILTEEYGDNGFGYDPVFFVPEDNCASAELESTRKKQLSHRGKALASLFEAIKEQAL